A part of Chitinophagales bacterium genomic DNA contains:
- a CDS encoding lysophospholipid acyltransferase family protein has product MMPIVYYLLIRPLSFLPAPVLYFISTLTYFLVYRAVGYRKKVVFSNLKNAFPDKSDMEIERIARLFYRHLCDLIVESIMMFQMSEAEAIKRFKVANPQLLDNYFQQGKSVVIVSAHYNNWEYAALSPEPQLLHKVIGIYTPLKNKFMDNKIKESRQRFGSIFLAKKAVKKYFAENKDKLIAPLFAADQSPGNPDNAYWTKFLNQDTAVVFGPEKFARIYNYPVVFAYIKKVKRGYYEATVELIDENPAEAEHGEITEKHTRLLEKEILEQPEYWLWSHRRWKHKKPENS; this is encoded by the coding sequence ATGATGCCCATTGTATATTATCTGCTCATAAGGCCGTTGTCCTTTTTGCCGGCTCCGGTTTTGTATTTTATTTCCACACTGACCTATTTTTTGGTTTACCGGGCAGTAGGCTATCGCAAAAAAGTTGTTTTCAGCAATCTGAAAAATGCTTTTCCCGACAAATCGGATATGGAAATCGAACGCATTGCCCGCTTGTTTTACCGCCACCTCTGCGATTTGATTGTAGAATCCATAATGATGTTCCAGATGTCAGAAGCTGAAGCTATTAAAAGGTTCAAAGTTGCCAATCCTCAATTGCTGGACAATTATTTTCAACAAGGTAAAAGTGTGGTTATTGTCAGTGCGCACTACAACAACTGGGAGTATGCAGCACTATCGCCCGAACCGCAATTGTTGCATAAGGTAATTGGCATTTATACCCCGCTGAAGAATAAATTTATGGACAACAAGATCAAGGAATCCAGGCAGCGTTTTGGTTCTATATTTTTGGCCAAAAAAGCAGTAAAAAAATATTTTGCTGAAAACAAGGATAAATTGATTGCACCATTATTTGCTGCTGATCAATCTCCCGGAAACCCCGACAACGCTTACTGGACTAAATTTTTAAATCAAGACACAGCTGTGGTTTTCGGCCCTGAAAAGTTTGCCCGAATATACAATTACCCCGTAGTATTTGCTTATATCAAAAAAGTAAAACGGGGCTATTATGAAGCTACTGTTGAGTTGATAGATGAAAATCCCGCTGAAGCTGAACACGGGGAGATTACGGAAAAACACACCCGTTTGCTCGAAAAAGAAATACTTGAACAACCTGAATACTGGCTCTGGTCGCATCGCAGGTGGAAACACAAAAAGCCGGAAAACAGCTGA